One Lepus europaeus isolate LE1 chromosome X, mLepTim1.pri, whole genome shotgun sequence genomic window carries:
- the ATP2B3 gene encoding plasma membrane calcium-transporting ATPase 3 isoform X2 — protein MGDMANSSIECHPKPQPQREAPHAGGFGCTLAELRTLMELRGAEALQKIQEAYGDVSGLCRRLKTSPTEGLADNTNDLEKRRQIYGQNFIPPKQPKTFLQLVWEALQDVTLIILEVAAIVSLGLSFYAPPGEESEACGNVSGGAEDEGEAEAGWIEGAAILLSVICVVLVTAFNDWSKEKQFRGLQSRIEQEQKFTVIRNGQLLQVPVAALVVGDIAQVKYGDLLPADGVLIQGNDLKIDESSLTGESDHVRKSADKDPMLLSGTHVMEGSGRMVVTAVGVNSQTGIIFTLLGAGGEEEEKKDKKAKKQDGAVAMEMQPLKSAEGGELEERERKKASAPRKEKSVLQGKLTKLAVQIGKAGLVMSAITVIILVLYFVIETFVVDGRVWLAECTPVYVQYFVKFFIIGVTVLVVAVPEGLPLAVTISLAYSVKKMMKDNNLVRHLDACETMGNATAICSDKTGTLTTNRMTVVQSYVGDTHYREVPAPSALTPKILDLLVHAISINSAYTTKILPPEKEGALPRQVGNKTECALLGFVLDLKRDFQPVREQIPEDKLYKVYTFNSVRKSMSTVIRMPDGAFRLFSKGASEILLKKCTHILNSNGELRVFRPRDREDMVKKIIEPMACDGLRTICIAYRDFAAGHEPDWDNENEVVGDLTCIAVVGIEDPVRPEVPEAIRKCQRAGITVRMVTGDNINTARAIAAKCGIIQPGEDFLCLEGKEFNRRIRNEKGEIEQERLDKVWPKLRVLARSSPTDKHTLVKGIIDSTSGEQRQVVAVTGDGTNDGPALKKADVGFAMGIAGTDVAKEASDIILTDDNFTSIVKAVMWGRNVYDSISKFLQFQLTVNVVAVIVAFTGACITQDSPLKAVQMLWVNLIMDTFASLALATEPPTESLLLRKPYGRDKPLISRTMMKNILGHAAYQLTIIFTLLFVGELFFDIDSGRNAPLHSPPSEHYTIIFNTFVMMQLFNEINARKIHGERNVFDGIFSNPIFCSIVLGTFAIQIVIVQFGGKPFSCSPLSTEQWLWCLFVGVGELVWGQVIATIPTSQLKCLKEAGHGPGKDEMADEELAEGEEEIDHAERELRRGQILWFRGLNRIQTQMEVVSTFKRSGSFQGAVRRRSSVLSQLHDVTNLCTPTHVILSAANPTSAAGNPGGESIP, from the exons ATGGGCGACATGGCCAACAGCTCCATTGAGTGCCACCCCAAGCCCCAGCCACAGCGGGAGGCCCCGCACGCAGGTGGCTTTGGGTGCACACTGGCTGAGCTCCGCACCCTCATGGAGCTCCGCGGGGCCGAGGCGCTGCAAAAGATCCAGGAAGCCTACGGAGACGTCAGTGGGCTCTGCAGGAGGTTGAAGACCTCGCCCACCGAGG GCCTGGCGGACAACACCAATGACCTGGAGAAGCGCAGGCAGATCTACGGGCAGAACTTCATCCCCCCCAAGCAGCCCAAGACCTTCTTGCAGCTGGTGTGGGAGGCCTTACAGGACGTGACCCTCATCATCCTGGAGGTAGCAGCCATTGTCTCCCTGGGCCTCTCGTTCTACGCCCCGCCGGGAGAGGAGAGTGAAG CCTGTGGGAATGTGTCTGGTGGAGCTGAAGATGAGGGTGAGGCCGAGGCCGGCTGGATCGAGGGGGCCGCCATCTTGCTGTCGGTCATCTGCGTGGTGCTGGTCACGGCCTTCAATGACTGGAGCAAGGAGAAGCAGTTCCGAGGCCTACAGAGCCGCATCGAGCAGGAGCAGAAGTTCACGGTCATCCGGAACGGCCAGCTCCTCCAAGTCCCCGTGGCTGCACTGGTGGTGGGCGACATTGCCCAGGTCAAGTATG GAGACCTGCTGCCCGCCGACGGCGTGCTCATCCAGGGCAATGACCTCAAGATCGACGAGAGCTCACTGACAGGCGAGTCGGACCACGTGCGCAAGTCAGCCGACAAGGACCCCATGCTGCTCTCAG GCACCCACGtcatggaaggttctggaagaatGGTGGTGACAGCCGTTGGGGTGAACTCCCAGACAGGCATCATCTTTACCTTGCTTggggctggaggagaggaggaggagaagaaagataAGAAAG CTAAGAAGCAGGATGGGGCTGTCGCCATGGAGATGCAGCCCCTGAAGAGCGCAGAGGGCGGGGAGCTGGAGGAGCGCGAGAGGAAGAAAGCCAGTGCACCCCGGAAGGAGAAGTCGGTCCTCCAGGGCAAGCTCACAAAGCTGGCCGTGCAGATTGGGAAGGCAG GGCTGGTGATGTCCGCCATCACCGTCATCATCTTGGTCCTCTACTTCGTGATCGAGACCTTTGTCGTGGACGGCCGGGTGTGGCTGGCGGAGTGCACGCCAGTCTACGTGCAGTACTTCGTGAAGTTCTTCATCATCGGTGTCACTGTGCTAGTCGTGGCTGTCCCCGAGGGCCTGCCTCTTGCTGTCACCATCTCCTTGGCTTACTCTGTCAAG AAAATGATGAAGGACAATAACCTGGTGCGCCACCTGGACGCCTGCGAGACCATGGGCAACGCCACGGCCATCTGCTCGGACAAGACGGGCACGCTCACCACCAACCGCATGACAGTGGTCCAGTCTTATGTGGGAGACACGCACTACAGAGAGGTCCCCGCCCCTAGCGCCCTGACACCCAAGATCCTCGACCTCCTGGTCCATGCCATCTCCATCAACAGTGCCTACACCACCAAAATACTA CCTCCAGAGAAGGAAGGCGCTCTGCCGCGCCAGGTGGGCAACAAGACCGAGTGTGCTCTGCTGGGCTTCGTGCTGGACCTCAAGCGGGACTTCCAGCCTGTGCGGGAGCAGATCCCGGAAGACAAGCTGTACAAAGTATACACCTTCAACTCGGTCCGCAAGTCCATGAGCACCGTCATCCGCATGCCCGATGGCGCCTTCCGCCTCTTCAGCAAGGGCGCCTCGGAGATCCTGCTCAAAAA GTGCACGCACATCTTAAACAGCAATGGCGAACTCCGGGTCTTCCGTCCTCGGGACCGAGAAGACATGGTGAAGAAGATCATCGAGCCGATGGCTTGCGATGGCCTTCGCACTATCTGCATCGCCTACCGCGACTTTGCCGCAGGCCACGAACCTGACTGGGACAACGAGAACGAGGTGGTGGGCGACCTCACCTGCATAGCCGTCGTGGGCATCGAGGACCCCGTGAGACCCGAG GTCCCTGAAGCGATTCGCAAATGCCAGCGTGCCGGCATCACGGTCCGCATGGTAACTGGGGACAACATCAACACAGCCCGGGCCATCGCAGCCAAGTGCGGCATCATCCAGCCTGGGGAGGACTTCCTGTGCCTGGAGGGGAAGGAGTTCAACCGGAGGATCCGCAATGAGAAGGGCGAG ATAGAACAGGAGCGGCTGGACAAGGTGTGGCCCAAGCTGAGGGTGCTCGCCCGGTCATCTCCCACCGACAAGCACACATTAGTCAAAG GGATTATCGATAGCACCAGTGGCGAGCagcggcaggtggtggctgtgaCTGGGGATGGCACCAACGATGGACCAGCTCTCAAGAAAGCAGATGTGGGCTTTGCCATG GGCATCGCAGGGACTGACGTGGCCAAGGAGGCCTCCGACATCATCCTGACGGACGACAACTTCACCAGCATTGTCAAGGCCGTGATGTGGGGCCGCAACGTGTACGACAGCATCTCCAAGTTCCTGCAGTTCCAGCTCACGGTCAACGTGGTGGCCGTGATCGTGGCCTTCACGGGCGCCTGCATCACTCAG GACTCTCCTCTCAAAGCCGTACAGATGTTGTGGGTGAACTTGATCATGGACACGTTCGCCTCCCTGGCCCTGGCGACGGAGCCGCccactgagtccctgctgctgcggAAGCCCTATGGCCGAGACAAGCCCCTCATCTCGCGCACCATGATGAAGAACATCCTGGGCCATGCCGCCTACCAGCTCACCATCATCTTCACCCTGCTCTTTGTCG GTGAGCTCTTCTTCGACATCGACAGTGGGCGCAACGCGCCGCTGCACTCACCACCCTCGGAGCACTACACCATCATCTTCAACACCTTCGTCATGATGCAGCTCTTCAACGAGATCAACGCACGCAAGATCCACGGCGAGCGCAACGTCTTCGACGGCATCTTCAGCAACCCCATCTTCTGCAGCATCGTGCTGGGCACCTTCGCCATCCAG ATTGTCATCGTCCAGTTCGGCGGGAAGCCCTTCAGCTGCTCCCCGCTGTCCACGGAGCAGTGGCTGTGGTGCCTGTTTGTTGGTGTCGGGGAGCTGGTCTGGGGACAG gtcatCGCCACCATCCCCACCAGCCAGCTCAAGTGCCTGAAGGAGGCGGGGCACGGGCCAGGGAAGGACGAGATGGCCGATGAGGAGCTGGCGGAGGGCGAAGAGGAGATTGACCACGCCGAGCGGGAGCTCCGCAGGGGTCAGATCCTGTGGTTCCGGGGCCTCAACCGGATCCAGACGCAG ATGGAGGTAGTGAGTACCTTCAAGAGAAGCGGTTCATTTCAGGGTGCTGTGCGCCGGCGGTCTTCGGTCCTCAGCCAGCTCCATGACGTAACCAATCTTTGTACCCCCACTCACGTAATTCTCTCTGCTGCCAACCCCACCAGTGCTGCCGGGA
- the ATP2B3 gene encoding plasma membrane calcium-transporting ATPase 3 isoform X1 gives MGDMANSSIECHPKPQPQREAPHAGGFGCTLAELRTLMELRGAEALQKIQEAYGDVSGLCRRLKTSPTEGLADNTNDLEKRRQIYGQNFIPPKQPKTFLQLVWEALQDVTLIILEVAAIVSLGLSFYAPPGEESEACGNVSGGAEDEGEAEAGWIEGAAILLSVICVVLVTAFNDWSKEKQFRGLQSRIEQEQKFTVIRNGQLLQVPVAALVVGDIAQVKYGDLLPADGVLIQGNDLKIDESSLTGESDHVRKSADKDPMLLSGTHVMEGSGRMVVTAVGVNSQTGIIFTLLGAGGEEEEKKDKKGKQQDGAMESSQTKAKKQDGAVAMEMQPLKSAEGGELEERERKKASAPRKEKSVLQGKLTKLAVQIGKAGLVMSAITVIILVLYFVIETFVVDGRVWLAECTPVYVQYFVKFFIIGVTVLVVAVPEGLPLAVTISLAYSVKKMMKDNNLVRHLDACETMGNATAICSDKTGTLTTNRMTVVQSYVGDTHYREVPAPSALTPKILDLLVHAISINSAYTTKILPPEKEGALPRQVGNKTECALLGFVLDLKRDFQPVREQIPEDKLYKVYTFNSVRKSMSTVIRMPDGAFRLFSKGASEILLKKCTHILNSNGELRVFRPRDREDMVKKIIEPMACDGLRTICIAYRDFAAGHEPDWDNENEVVGDLTCIAVVGIEDPVRPEVPEAIRKCQRAGITVRMVTGDNINTARAIAAKCGIIQPGEDFLCLEGKEFNRRIRNEKGEIEQERLDKVWPKLRVLARSSPTDKHTLVKGIIDSTSGEQRQVVAVTGDGTNDGPALKKADVGFAMGIAGTDVAKEASDIILTDDNFTSIVKAVMWGRNVYDSISKFLQFQLTVNVVAVIVAFTGACITQDSPLKAVQMLWVNLIMDTFASLALATEPPTESLLLRKPYGRDKPLISRTMMKNILGHAAYQLTIIFTLLFVGELFFDIDSGRNAPLHSPPSEHYTIIFNTFVMMQLFNEINARKIHGERNVFDGIFSNPIFCSIVLGTFAIQIVIVQFGGKPFSCSPLSTEQWLWCLFVGVGELVWGQVIATIPTSQLKCLKEAGHGPGKDEMADEELAEGEEEIDHAERELRRGQILWFRGLNRIQTQMEVVSTFKRSGSFQGAVRRRSSVLSQLHDVTNLCTPTHVILSAANPTSAAGNPGGESIP, from the exons ATGGGCGACATGGCCAACAGCTCCATTGAGTGCCACCCCAAGCCCCAGCCACAGCGGGAGGCCCCGCACGCAGGTGGCTTTGGGTGCACACTGGCTGAGCTCCGCACCCTCATGGAGCTCCGCGGGGCCGAGGCGCTGCAAAAGATCCAGGAAGCCTACGGAGACGTCAGTGGGCTCTGCAGGAGGTTGAAGACCTCGCCCACCGAGG GCCTGGCGGACAACACCAATGACCTGGAGAAGCGCAGGCAGATCTACGGGCAGAACTTCATCCCCCCCAAGCAGCCCAAGACCTTCTTGCAGCTGGTGTGGGAGGCCTTACAGGACGTGACCCTCATCATCCTGGAGGTAGCAGCCATTGTCTCCCTGGGCCTCTCGTTCTACGCCCCGCCGGGAGAGGAGAGTGAAG CCTGTGGGAATGTGTCTGGTGGAGCTGAAGATGAGGGTGAGGCCGAGGCCGGCTGGATCGAGGGGGCCGCCATCTTGCTGTCGGTCATCTGCGTGGTGCTGGTCACGGCCTTCAATGACTGGAGCAAGGAGAAGCAGTTCCGAGGCCTACAGAGCCGCATCGAGCAGGAGCAGAAGTTCACGGTCATCCGGAACGGCCAGCTCCTCCAAGTCCCCGTGGCTGCACTGGTGGTGGGCGACATTGCCCAGGTCAAGTATG GAGACCTGCTGCCCGCCGACGGCGTGCTCATCCAGGGCAATGACCTCAAGATCGACGAGAGCTCACTGACAGGCGAGTCGGACCACGTGCGCAAGTCAGCCGACAAGGACCCCATGCTGCTCTCAG GCACCCACGtcatggaaggttctggaagaatGGTGGTGACAGCCGTTGGGGTGAACTCCCAGACAGGCATCATCTTTACCTTGCTTggggctggaggagaggaggaggagaagaaagataAGAAAG GCAAGCAGCAGGATGGGGCCATGGAGAGTAGCCAGACCAAAG CTAAGAAGCAGGATGGGGCTGTCGCCATGGAGATGCAGCCCCTGAAGAGCGCAGAGGGCGGGGAGCTGGAGGAGCGCGAGAGGAAGAAAGCCAGTGCACCCCGGAAGGAGAAGTCGGTCCTCCAGGGCAAGCTCACAAAGCTGGCCGTGCAGATTGGGAAGGCAG GGCTGGTGATGTCCGCCATCACCGTCATCATCTTGGTCCTCTACTTCGTGATCGAGACCTTTGTCGTGGACGGCCGGGTGTGGCTGGCGGAGTGCACGCCAGTCTACGTGCAGTACTTCGTGAAGTTCTTCATCATCGGTGTCACTGTGCTAGTCGTGGCTGTCCCCGAGGGCCTGCCTCTTGCTGTCACCATCTCCTTGGCTTACTCTGTCAAG AAAATGATGAAGGACAATAACCTGGTGCGCCACCTGGACGCCTGCGAGACCATGGGCAACGCCACGGCCATCTGCTCGGACAAGACGGGCACGCTCACCACCAACCGCATGACAGTGGTCCAGTCTTATGTGGGAGACACGCACTACAGAGAGGTCCCCGCCCCTAGCGCCCTGACACCCAAGATCCTCGACCTCCTGGTCCATGCCATCTCCATCAACAGTGCCTACACCACCAAAATACTA CCTCCAGAGAAGGAAGGCGCTCTGCCGCGCCAGGTGGGCAACAAGACCGAGTGTGCTCTGCTGGGCTTCGTGCTGGACCTCAAGCGGGACTTCCAGCCTGTGCGGGAGCAGATCCCGGAAGACAAGCTGTACAAAGTATACACCTTCAACTCGGTCCGCAAGTCCATGAGCACCGTCATCCGCATGCCCGATGGCGCCTTCCGCCTCTTCAGCAAGGGCGCCTCGGAGATCCTGCTCAAAAA GTGCACGCACATCTTAAACAGCAATGGCGAACTCCGGGTCTTCCGTCCTCGGGACCGAGAAGACATGGTGAAGAAGATCATCGAGCCGATGGCTTGCGATGGCCTTCGCACTATCTGCATCGCCTACCGCGACTTTGCCGCAGGCCACGAACCTGACTGGGACAACGAGAACGAGGTGGTGGGCGACCTCACCTGCATAGCCGTCGTGGGCATCGAGGACCCCGTGAGACCCGAG GTCCCTGAAGCGATTCGCAAATGCCAGCGTGCCGGCATCACGGTCCGCATGGTAACTGGGGACAACATCAACACAGCCCGGGCCATCGCAGCCAAGTGCGGCATCATCCAGCCTGGGGAGGACTTCCTGTGCCTGGAGGGGAAGGAGTTCAACCGGAGGATCCGCAATGAGAAGGGCGAG ATAGAACAGGAGCGGCTGGACAAGGTGTGGCCCAAGCTGAGGGTGCTCGCCCGGTCATCTCCCACCGACAAGCACACATTAGTCAAAG GGATTATCGATAGCACCAGTGGCGAGCagcggcaggtggtggctgtgaCTGGGGATGGCACCAACGATGGACCAGCTCTCAAGAAAGCAGATGTGGGCTTTGCCATG GGCATCGCAGGGACTGACGTGGCCAAGGAGGCCTCCGACATCATCCTGACGGACGACAACTTCACCAGCATTGTCAAGGCCGTGATGTGGGGCCGCAACGTGTACGACAGCATCTCCAAGTTCCTGCAGTTCCAGCTCACGGTCAACGTGGTGGCCGTGATCGTGGCCTTCACGGGCGCCTGCATCACTCAG GACTCTCCTCTCAAAGCCGTACAGATGTTGTGGGTGAACTTGATCATGGACACGTTCGCCTCCCTGGCCCTGGCGACGGAGCCGCccactgagtccctgctgctgcggAAGCCCTATGGCCGAGACAAGCCCCTCATCTCGCGCACCATGATGAAGAACATCCTGGGCCATGCCGCCTACCAGCTCACCATCATCTTCACCCTGCTCTTTGTCG GTGAGCTCTTCTTCGACATCGACAGTGGGCGCAACGCGCCGCTGCACTCACCACCCTCGGAGCACTACACCATCATCTTCAACACCTTCGTCATGATGCAGCTCTTCAACGAGATCAACGCACGCAAGATCCACGGCGAGCGCAACGTCTTCGACGGCATCTTCAGCAACCCCATCTTCTGCAGCATCGTGCTGGGCACCTTCGCCATCCAG ATTGTCATCGTCCAGTTCGGCGGGAAGCCCTTCAGCTGCTCCCCGCTGTCCACGGAGCAGTGGCTGTGGTGCCTGTTTGTTGGTGTCGGGGAGCTGGTCTGGGGACAG gtcatCGCCACCATCCCCACCAGCCAGCTCAAGTGCCTGAAGGAGGCGGGGCACGGGCCAGGGAAGGACGAGATGGCCGATGAGGAGCTGGCGGAGGGCGAAGAGGAGATTGACCACGCCGAGCGGGAGCTCCGCAGGGGTCAGATCCTGTGGTTCCGGGGCCTCAACCGGATCCAGACGCAG ATGGAGGTAGTGAGTACCTTCAAGAGAAGCGGTTCATTTCAGGGTGCTGTGCGCCGGCGGTCTTCGGTCCTCAGCCAGCTCCATGACGTAACCAATCTTTGTACCCCCACTCACGTAATTCTCTCTGCTGCCAACCCCACCAGTGCTGCCGGGA
- the ATP2B3 gene encoding plasma membrane calcium-transporting ATPase 3 isoform X3 produces MGDMANSSIECHPKPQPQREAPHAGGFGCTLAELRTLMELRGAEALQKIQEAYGDVSGLCRRLKTSPTEGLADNTNDLEKRRQIYGQNFIPPKQPKTFLQLVWEALQDVTLIILEVAAIVSLGLSFYAPPGEESEACGNVSGGAEDEGEAEAGWIEGAAILLSVICVVLVTAFNDWSKEKQFRGLQSRIEQEQKFTVIRNGQLLQVPVAALVVGDIAQVKYGDLLPADGVLIQGNDLKIDESSLTGESDHVRKSADKDPMLLSGTHVMEGSGRMVVTAVGVNSQTGIIFTLLGAGGEEEEKKDKKGKQQDGAMESSQTKAKKQDGAVAMEMQPLKSAEGGELEERERKKASAPRKEKSVLQGKLTKLAVQIGKAGLVMSAITVIILVLYFVIETFVVDGRVWLAECTPVYVQYFVKFFIIGVTVLVVAVPEGLPLAVTISLAYSVKKMMKDNNLVRHLDACETMGNATAICSDKTGTLTTNRMTVVQSYVGDTHYREVPAPSALTPKILDLLVHAISINSAYTTKILPPEKEGALPRQVGNKTECALLGFVLDLKRDFQPVREQIPEDKLYKVYTFNSVRKSMSTVIRMPDGAFRLFSKGASEILLKKCTHILNSNGELRVFRPRDREDMVKKIIEPMACDGLRTICIAYRDFAAGHEPDWDNENEVVGDLTCIAVVGIEDPVRPEVPEAIRKCQRAGITVRMVTGDNINTARAIAAKCGIIQPGEDFLCLEGKEFNRRIRNEKGEIEQERLDKVWPKLRVLARSSPTDKHTLVKGIIDSTSGEQRQVVAVTGDGTNDGPALKKADVGFAMGIAGTDVAKEASDIILTDDNFTSIVKAVMWGRNVYDSISKFLQFQLTVNVVAVIVAFTGACITQDSPLKAVQMLWVNLIMDTFASLALATEPPTESLLLRKPYGRDKPLISRTMMKNILGHAAYQLTIIFTLLFVGELFFDIDSGRNAPLHSPPSEHYTIIFNTFVMMQLFNEINARKIHGERNVFDGIFSNPIFCSIVLGTFAIQIVIVQFGGKPFSCSPLSTEQWLWCLFVGVGELVWGQVIATIPTSQLKCLKEAGHGPGKDEMADEELAEGEEEIDHAERELRRGQILWFRGLNRIQTQMEVVSTFKRSGSFQGAVRRRSSVLSQLHDVTNLCTPTHIRVVKAFRSSLYEGLEKPESKSSIHNFMATPEFLINDYTHNIPLIDDTDVDESEERLRAPPPLSPNQNNNAIDSGIYLTTHVTKSATSSAFSSSPGSPLHSVETSL; encoded by the exons ATGGGCGACATGGCCAACAGCTCCATTGAGTGCCACCCCAAGCCCCAGCCACAGCGGGAGGCCCCGCACGCAGGTGGCTTTGGGTGCACACTGGCTGAGCTCCGCACCCTCATGGAGCTCCGCGGGGCCGAGGCGCTGCAAAAGATCCAGGAAGCCTACGGAGACGTCAGTGGGCTCTGCAGGAGGTTGAAGACCTCGCCCACCGAGG GCCTGGCGGACAACACCAATGACCTGGAGAAGCGCAGGCAGATCTACGGGCAGAACTTCATCCCCCCCAAGCAGCCCAAGACCTTCTTGCAGCTGGTGTGGGAGGCCTTACAGGACGTGACCCTCATCATCCTGGAGGTAGCAGCCATTGTCTCCCTGGGCCTCTCGTTCTACGCCCCGCCGGGAGAGGAGAGTGAAG CCTGTGGGAATGTGTCTGGTGGAGCTGAAGATGAGGGTGAGGCCGAGGCCGGCTGGATCGAGGGGGCCGCCATCTTGCTGTCGGTCATCTGCGTGGTGCTGGTCACGGCCTTCAATGACTGGAGCAAGGAGAAGCAGTTCCGAGGCCTACAGAGCCGCATCGAGCAGGAGCAGAAGTTCACGGTCATCCGGAACGGCCAGCTCCTCCAAGTCCCCGTGGCTGCACTGGTGGTGGGCGACATTGCCCAGGTCAAGTATG GAGACCTGCTGCCCGCCGACGGCGTGCTCATCCAGGGCAATGACCTCAAGATCGACGAGAGCTCACTGACAGGCGAGTCGGACCACGTGCGCAAGTCAGCCGACAAGGACCCCATGCTGCTCTCAG GCACCCACGtcatggaaggttctggaagaatGGTGGTGACAGCCGTTGGGGTGAACTCCCAGACAGGCATCATCTTTACCTTGCTTggggctggaggagaggaggaggagaagaaagataAGAAAG GCAAGCAGCAGGATGGGGCCATGGAGAGTAGCCAGACCAAAG CTAAGAAGCAGGATGGGGCTGTCGCCATGGAGATGCAGCCCCTGAAGAGCGCAGAGGGCGGGGAGCTGGAGGAGCGCGAGAGGAAGAAAGCCAGTGCACCCCGGAAGGAGAAGTCGGTCCTCCAGGGCAAGCTCACAAAGCTGGCCGTGCAGATTGGGAAGGCAG GGCTGGTGATGTCCGCCATCACCGTCATCATCTTGGTCCTCTACTTCGTGATCGAGACCTTTGTCGTGGACGGCCGGGTGTGGCTGGCGGAGTGCACGCCAGTCTACGTGCAGTACTTCGTGAAGTTCTTCATCATCGGTGTCACTGTGCTAGTCGTGGCTGTCCCCGAGGGCCTGCCTCTTGCTGTCACCATCTCCTTGGCTTACTCTGTCAAG AAAATGATGAAGGACAATAACCTGGTGCGCCACCTGGACGCCTGCGAGACCATGGGCAACGCCACGGCCATCTGCTCGGACAAGACGGGCACGCTCACCACCAACCGCATGACAGTGGTCCAGTCTTATGTGGGAGACACGCACTACAGAGAGGTCCCCGCCCCTAGCGCCCTGACACCCAAGATCCTCGACCTCCTGGTCCATGCCATCTCCATCAACAGTGCCTACACCACCAAAATACTA CCTCCAGAGAAGGAAGGCGCTCTGCCGCGCCAGGTGGGCAACAAGACCGAGTGTGCTCTGCTGGGCTTCGTGCTGGACCTCAAGCGGGACTTCCAGCCTGTGCGGGAGCAGATCCCGGAAGACAAGCTGTACAAAGTATACACCTTCAACTCGGTCCGCAAGTCCATGAGCACCGTCATCCGCATGCCCGATGGCGCCTTCCGCCTCTTCAGCAAGGGCGCCTCGGAGATCCTGCTCAAAAA GTGCACGCACATCTTAAACAGCAATGGCGAACTCCGGGTCTTCCGTCCTCGGGACCGAGAAGACATGGTGAAGAAGATCATCGAGCCGATGGCTTGCGATGGCCTTCGCACTATCTGCATCGCCTACCGCGACTTTGCCGCAGGCCACGAACCTGACTGGGACAACGAGAACGAGGTGGTGGGCGACCTCACCTGCATAGCCGTCGTGGGCATCGAGGACCCCGTGAGACCCGAG GTCCCTGAAGCGATTCGCAAATGCCAGCGTGCCGGCATCACGGTCCGCATGGTAACTGGGGACAACATCAACACAGCCCGGGCCATCGCAGCCAAGTGCGGCATCATCCAGCCTGGGGAGGACTTCCTGTGCCTGGAGGGGAAGGAGTTCAACCGGAGGATCCGCAATGAGAAGGGCGAG ATAGAACAGGAGCGGCTGGACAAGGTGTGGCCCAAGCTGAGGGTGCTCGCCCGGTCATCTCCCACCGACAAGCACACATTAGTCAAAG GGATTATCGATAGCACCAGTGGCGAGCagcggcaggtggtggctgtgaCTGGGGATGGCACCAACGATGGACCAGCTCTCAAGAAAGCAGATGTGGGCTTTGCCATG GGCATCGCAGGGACTGACGTGGCCAAGGAGGCCTCCGACATCATCCTGACGGACGACAACTTCACCAGCATTGTCAAGGCCGTGATGTGGGGCCGCAACGTGTACGACAGCATCTCCAAGTTCCTGCAGTTCCAGCTCACGGTCAACGTGGTGGCCGTGATCGTGGCCTTCACGGGCGCCTGCATCACTCAG GACTCTCCTCTCAAAGCCGTACAGATGTTGTGGGTGAACTTGATCATGGACACGTTCGCCTCCCTGGCCCTGGCGACGGAGCCGCccactgagtccctgctgctgcggAAGCCCTATGGCCGAGACAAGCCCCTCATCTCGCGCACCATGATGAAGAACATCCTGGGCCATGCCGCCTACCAGCTCACCATCATCTTCACCCTGCTCTTTGTCG GTGAGCTCTTCTTCGACATCGACAGTGGGCGCAACGCGCCGCTGCACTCACCACCCTCGGAGCACTACACCATCATCTTCAACACCTTCGTCATGATGCAGCTCTTCAACGAGATCAACGCACGCAAGATCCACGGCGAGCGCAACGTCTTCGACGGCATCTTCAGCAACCCCATCTTCTGCAGCATCGTGCTGGGCACCTTCGCCATCCAG ATTGTCATCGTCCAGTTCGGCGGGAAGCCCTTCAGCTGCTCCCCGCTGTCCACGGAGCAGTGGCTGTGGTGCCTGTTTGTTGGTGTCGGGGAGCTGGTCTGGGGACAG gtcatCGCCACCATCCCCACCAGCCAGCTCAAGTGCCTGAAGGAGGCGGGGCACGGGCCAGGGAAGGACGAGATGGCCGATGAGGAGCTGGCGGAGGGCGAAGAGGAGATTGACCACGCCGAGCGGGAGCTCCGCAGGGGTCAGATCCTGTGGTTCCGGGGCCTCAACCGGATCCAGACGCAG ATGGAGGTAGTGAGTACCTTCAAGAGAAGCGGTTCATTTCAGGGTGCTGTGCGCCGGCGGTCTTCGGTCCTCAGCCAGCTCCATGACGTAACCAATCTTTGTACCCCCACTCAC